The following nucleotide sequence is from Candidatus Borkfalkia ceftriaxoniphila.
GTCAGACGGAATCCACCATCGTCTGCGCCACGTTCAGTCAATACGTGGGCATCAAGGCGGGATCGATGGGCAAACCTTCTCCCCTGTACGACGTACAACTTTTGGACGACGACGAGCAGCCCGTCAAAGCGGGCGAAACGGGCGAGATCTGTATACGGATCAAAGAAGACCAATACGGACTGTTCGACGGCTATTATAAGGATAAGCCGCTCACGGATTCGGTTTTGTACAACGGCTATTACCATTTCGGCGACCTCGCGTACATGGACGAGGACGGTTATTATTGGTTCGTCGGCAGAAAGGACGACATCATCAAGAGTTCGGGTTACCGCATCGGACCGTTCGAAGTGGAAAGCGCGCTGATGGAACATCCCGCCGTGCTCGAATGCGCGATCACGGGCGTGCCCGATCCCGAAGGCGTGCGCGGCCAACTCGTCAAGGCGACCGTGGTGCTCGCAAACGACTACACCGCCACGGACGAACTGAAAAAACAACTGCAAAATTACGTAAAGAAAGCGACCGCGCCCTATAAATACCCGCGCGTCATCGAATTCGTGGACGAACTTCCGAAGACGATCAGCGGCAAGATCCGCCGCGTGGAAATACGCGAAAACGATATTCAATAAAAAGATCCCGAACCGTTCGGTTCGGGATCTTTTTCTATTCGATTATTGTTCGTCCGCAAGCGTTTCCTGCGGGGTTTCTTCCGCGGGTTCCGCGGGAAGTTCGGTTTTCTCTTTCACATACGCGTTGGCGAGCGCGCCGCTCAGAATAAAGAACAGCAGCGCCGCGCCCGAGAATATGACGCTTCCCAGAACGACGGGATCCATCACCAGATCCAGAACGCCTGCCATACCGAGCGAACCGAGCACGATATAGGAAACGAGCCCGAATCCCGTTGTTACAGCCGCAAGAGGCACGAGCGTAGCGGCGCTCTTTTGCACGTCGGAGAAGGTGAACGCCGCGCGGAAGAACACGACGGCCGACAGCGCGAGCATGGTGAGATAGAGAATCGCGGACGGCAGGAAATTCGTGAGCGTAAACGCCATCACCTCGTCGGAACTTCCGTAATCGCCGCTCAAGCCGAACACTGCGCCGATCTTATCCAGCGTCGCGTTGAAAGAGGCGAAATTGCCCAAAAGCAGAACGACGGCGACGAACGAGAATACGAACGCAAAGCCTTTCAAAGAGAATGCCACGACGTCGTTGAGCCCGATACGGTGGCTGAAAAGCGAATTTCCCACGGCGTACAGAGCGCCGCAGACGAGGGCAAAGATAAAGCAGAACATTCCGACAGGATTTAAGAAACACGCCGTCAACTGCCCTATCGCCAACAGGAACAGACAGCCCGAAAGATACAGCACGAAGAACTTTCCGAAGCGCGCGCTCTTTTTACGGCACAGCGAGATCGTCGTCAGTATGATAAAGACGAGCGAAACGATCTGTAAAAACAGATAACCGACGGGGTAACCGACCATCACCGCCATGCGGATATCGAGATCCTGCGCGTTTTTCAGCGCGTCCAGATTGCCGACCCCCTCGGTGCCCGTCGTAGACGAATACGCGATCTCCGCCTCCAGTTTTTCGAGTTTAATGAGGTTGACATTCTCCATGCCCGCCATCACTTCGTCTACGATCTTATACATGAGATCGATCATCTGTTTGGCAGCGGTTTTGTCGCCCTGCTGCACTAATGCCGTAAGTTCTGTGAGGCGTTTTTGATATTTGAGAATAATGTTCTTTGCTTTCGATTCCACTTGCTCGACGAGTTTCTGCATTTGTTCGGTATTCTCTTCCAGATCATAACCGACCGCGAACGCAGAAAACACGTTGAACACGTTCTGATCGAATCCTTTCTGGGAAAACATCGACGCGACGTCTTCCATATCTGCCGAACCGTTGATCAGATATGAATAAAAATCGTTATGCAAAGTTTCCTGCGGCACATATTTCACGGTCGTGAAAAATCCGCTGATAAACACGATGACGGATACGAGAAGCACCAGAGATTTCAGTATGTACGTGCGTCCGATCTCACATACCCTGCCCCAGCGAGTGCCGACGGGAAGATCGCTGACTTCGTCCTCCGCAAGACTCGCTCCGCAGCCGCCGCAAAATTGCGCGTCCGAAACGTTCTTTTTGCCACATTTTTTGCAAAATTTGTTCATTTTTCTCTCCTATTCACTATATTTGATCCGCGCAACAGCGCGCCGAATCCCGTTCAATAATCGATGCGGATCGTTTCCAGAATATCGTCGTATCCGATCGTTCTTCCGCCGCCCAGAATGACCGCCATCTGCGGTTCGTCGGAAAGGTTGATATCCATTTGCAGGGCGCGAGAAAGATAATCATCCATGCCGATAATTTTCGCGCCGCCGCCCGAAAGATAGATGCCGCTGTGCCAGATCGCCGCCGAAACCTCGGCGGGAAGTTTGGATAAGATCAGCCCCGCATACTCCACGACTTTATCGGCAAATACTTTCACAGGTTCATAGATATCCGCGGAGGAGACCGCGACCGATCTCGGCCGCCCCGTGGTAATATCCCGCCCGTTGATGACCATGCTCTCCTTATCGTTGGTATACAGGCTGGCGACCGTCATTTTGAGTTTTTCGCTCGTCAGGAGCCCGATTTTCAGATTGAAAGAATCCGCGACGTGGTCGATGATCTGACTGTCGATATTGCCGCCGCCGAGATTGAGACTGATGCCCGCGATCACGCCGTCCAGAGAAAACGCCGCGATATTCGTGCTCCCCCCTCCGATATCGATGATAAAGGAAGGATTCGTTTCGCTCAGCGAAAGGTTCTGCCCGAACGCCGCCAAAAACGGCACCTCGACGAAATTGACCGCGCCGATACGGCACGCGTCCGCAAGGCGGGAATATTTGTCTAAAAGTTCGTCCTGCGCGCCGCAGGGCACGCCGAACAGCACTTCGCAGCGCTTTGCCTGCGAGGGCGAAATACCCACTTTCTTCAAAAAATACGAGAGCATGATCGCAGCCATCCCCTCGTTGACGATATCCGCCTCGAACACGGGAAAGACAATGGTGGTAAATTCCGCGGTCTTGCCGATAAGGCGTTTCGCATCTTCACCGATGGCTTTCACGGTATTCGAACCTGCGGCGACCGCCACGCAGGAAGGCTCCGCGAGCACCACGCCGCTCCCGATTTTAAATATTTTCGTTACAGACGACCCGAGGTCTATCGCAAGTTTGATCATTGGAGTATCCCCATAGAAACGAGTTTTTCGCGCACTTCTTCTTTCGGCAAGCCAACGATGTTGGAAAAACTGCCGGTATAGGAACAGACCGGCGCGGGATGGTCCTGTATCCCGTAACTGCCCGCCTTATCCATAGGCGAGCCGGTAGAAACGTAAGCACGGATAAATTCTTCGTCGAGCGCGCGAAAGCGCACGACGGAGCGGCTGAAAAAACATTCTTCGCGCTCTCCCGCCAAAATACACACGCCCGTATAAACTTCGTGCTCGTTTGCGCTCAGCGCGCGGAGCGTTGCCGCAGCCTCCCCTTCGTCTTTGGGTTTTCCGAGCGCGCGGCCGCGAAACCAGACGATCGTATCCGCGCCGAGCACGGCGCAATCGGGAAACTTTGCAAATACTTCTTTCGCCTTGGCCCTCGCCAGCGCGCAGACGATTTCGGAAGGCGGCAAGGATAAATCCGCCCGTTCTTCCCCCGCGGCGGGAACCACCTCGAAATCGGGCACGATCTCCGCTAAGATCTCTTTGCGGCGCGGGGAACCGCTTGCCAAAATCAGACGCATATACTATCCTGTATAAATCGAAAGAAAGCCGCAAGGTCGTTGCGGCTGTTCGCTTATAAAATTTCCAGATTTTTGCGGAAGGACTTTTTGAACTCCGCATTGGCGGTCATCGCGTCGCGGATCTCCAGCGAAGCGTCGCCGTCCACTTCCGTTTTCATGATGACGGAATCGCCCAGAACGTCGCAGTTGATGCCCTTGATACAGCCGACGCAACTCCTGTCGAGACTCTCCGCGATGCGGAGCATGACGCCGAGTTTTCTGACGGCCTCCAGATCTTCTTCCTGCACGATATCTTTATATTTTACCCAGT
It contains:
- a CDS encoding zinc-ribbon domain-containing protein, whose translation is MNKFCKKCGKKNVSDAQFCGGCGASLAEDEVSDLPVGTRWGRVCEIGRTYILKSLVLLVSVIVFISGFFTTVKYVPQETLHNDFYSYLINGSADMEDVASMFSQKGFDQNVFNVFSAFAVGYDLEENTEQMQKLVEQVESKAKNIILKYQKRLTELTALVQQGDKTAAKQMIDLMYKIVDEVMAGMENVNLIKLEKLEAEIAYSSTTGTEGVGNLDALKNAQDLDIRMAVMVGYPVGYLFLQIVSLVFIILTTISLCRKKSARFGKFFVLYLSGCLFLLAIGQLTACFLNPVGMFCFIFALVCGALYAVGNSLFSHRIGLNDVVAFSLKGFAFVFSFVAVVLLLGNFASFNATLDKIGAVFGLSGDYGSSDEVMAFTLTNFLPSAILYLTMLALSAVVFFRAAFTFSDVQKSAATLVPLAAVTTGFGLVSYIVLGSLGMAGVLDLVMDPVVLGSVIFSGAALLFFILSGALANAYVKEKTELPAEPAEETPQETLADEQ
- a CDS encoding rod shape-determining protein, with protein sequence MIKLAIDLGSSVTKIFKIGSGVVLAEPSCVAVAAGSNTVKAIGEDAKRLIGKTAEFTTIVFPVFEADIVNEGMAAIMLSYFLKKVGISPSQAKRCEVLFGVPCGAQDELLDKYSRLADACRIGAVNFVEVPFLAAFGQNLSLSETNPSFIIDIGGGSTNIAAFSLDGVIAGISLNLGGGNIDSQIIDHVADSFNLKIGLLTSEKLKMTVASLYTNDKESMVINGRDITTGRPRSVAVSSADIYEPVKVFADKVVEYAGLILSKLPAEVSAAIWHSGIYLSGGGAKIIGMDDYLSRALQMDINLSDEPQMAVILGGGRTIGYDDILETIRIDY
- a CDS encoding Maf family protein yields the protein MRLILASGSPRRKEILAEIVPDFEVVPAAGEERADLSLPPSEIVCALARAKAKEVFAKFPDCAVLGADTIVWFRGRALGKPKDEGEAAATLRALSANEHEVYTGVCILAGEREECFFSRSVVRFRALDEEFIRAYVSTGSPMDKAGSYGIQDHPAPVCSYTGSFSNIVGLPKEEVREKLVSMGILQ